The Rhodocytophaga rosea genome has a segment encoding these proteins:
- a CDS encoding YceI family protein — MKISKSILFLLFISLLSFQISVAGNGGKPGKKAAVLKADIQKSTVKWQAKKVTGEHFGTVKLTNGTLEVDKGKLTGGSFDVDMNSILCEDLTNAEFNAKLVGHLKSEDFFMVEKHPKASFKITKVTSIANAKAGENNYTITGDLLIKGITQSITFPAVVTIDGNKASAKAKFDVDRTKYDIKFRSGSFFENLGDKMIYDNFTVDLNLVTTEQI, encoded by the coding sequence ATGAAAATCAGTAAATCAATATTATTTCTCCTGTTCATCAGTCTGTTATCTTTCCAGATCTCTGTAGCAGGCAATGGTGGTAAACCAGGTAAAAAAGCAGCTGTTCTTAAAGCAGATATTCAAAAAAGCACGGTTAAGTGGCAGGCAAAAAAAGTAACTGGTGAGCATTTTGGTACGGTAAAGTTAACCAACGGAACGCTGGAAGTAGATAAGGGCAAACTTACCGGTGGAAGCTTTGATGTAGATATGAACAGCATTCTCTGTGAAGACCTGACAAATGCAGAGTTTAATGCGAAATTAGTAGGTCATTTAAAGTCTGAAGATTTCTTTATGGTAGAAAAACATCCAAAAGCCAGCTTTAAGATTACAAAAGTTACTTCTATTGCCAATGCGAAAGCCGGAGAAAACAATTATACCATTACTGGCGATCTGCTTATTAAAGGAATCACCCAAAGCATCACTTTCCCTGCTGTAGTAACTATCGATGGCAATAAAGCTAGTGCTAAAGCTAAATTTGATGTGGACCGGACTAAATATGATATTAAATTCCGTTCAGGCAGCTTCTTCGAAAACCTGGGCGACAAAATGATCTATGACAATTTTACAGTAGACCTGAATCTGGTTACTACGGAGCAGATTTAA
- a CDS encoding 2-hydroxyacid dehydrogenase produces MNILIADEMHPSLLPMLDKKGYQYEYLPSIQRAEILQKIPAYDGLIIRSKTTLNEDFFTHATRLKFIGRAGAGMDQIDVEAAEKRNITLFNAPEGNRDAVAEHAMSMLLCLFNKINTADQEVRDKVWKREANRGVELGGKTIGLIGYGNTGKAFARRLTGFNCQVLAYDKYLSNYSNEHGKEASMQEIFEQADVLSLHIPLTPETHALVNADFLNKFKKDIYLINTARGEIIPFRSVAEELKSGKIKGACLDVLENEKLQTLTPIQAESFEYLRQSNQVIFSPHVAGWTHESYVRINEVLVAKISTWEK; encoded by the coding sequence ATGAATATTCTGATTGCAGATGAAATGCATCCTTCCCTCCTGCCTATGCTGGATAAAAAAGGGTATCAATATGAGTATTTACCTAGTATTCAACGGGCAGAAATCCTGCAAAAAATTCCGGCTTACGATGGACTTATTATCCGAAGTAAAACAACGTTAAATGAAGATTTTTTTACCCATGCTACCCGTTTAAAATTTATCGGAAGGGCTGGTGCCGGCATGGATCAGATAGATGTAGAGGCAGCAGAAAAAAGAAATATTACCTTATTTAATGCGCCCGAAGGCAATAGAGATGCAGTAGCTGAACATGCCATGTCGATGCTGCTTTGCCTGTTTAACAAAATAAATACAGCTGACCAGGAAGTGCGTGATAAAGTATGGAAAAGAGAAGCCAACCGTGGTGTAGAACTCGGAGGAAAAACTATAGGACTTATAGGATATGGCAATACTGGAAAAGCTTTTGCCCGTAGATTAACTGGTTTTAATTGCCAGGTACTTGCCTATGATAAATACTTAAGCAACTATTCCAATGAGCATGGTAAAGAAGCCAGTATGCAGGAAATTTTTGAGCAGGCTGATGTACTCAGCTTACATATTCCACTTACCCCTGAAACACATGCTTTGGTGAATGCTGATTTCCTCAATAAGTTTAAAAAGGATATTTACCTGATTAATACAGCCCGTGGTGAAATCATACCTTTCCGTTCAGTAGCAGAGGAATTAAAATCGGGTAAGATCAAGGGAGCCTGCCTGGATGTGTTGGAAAACGAAAAATTACAAACGCTTACCCCAATACAGGCTGAAAGTTTTGAATACCTGCGTCAGTCCAATCAAGTGATTTTTTCACCTCATGTGGCCGGCTGGACACATGAATCCTATGTGCGTATCAATGAGGTGTTAGTTGCTAAAATCTCTACATGGGAAAAGTAA
- the murQ gene encoding N-acetylmuramic acid 6-phosphate etherase has product MLTTESASQFDNLEKMSVHELLTNINNEDKTVPYAVEKVIPQIEALIEQIVKRMQQGGRLFYIGAGTSGRLGVVDASECPPTYGVSPDVVIGIIAGGDKAIRKSVENAEDDENQAWIDLQAYKINSLDSLIGIAASGRTPYVIGGVKTCREKGILTGCITCNKGSKLAAAAEYPVEVVVGPEFVTGSTRMKSGTAQKLVLNMISTSVMIRLGKVRGNKMVDMQLSNEKLVHRGVRMVMDELQIDEKQAEALLQQHGSVRKAVDSQKQ; this is encoded by the coding sequence ATGCTCACTACAGAATCAGCTTCCCAATTCGATAACCTGGAAAAAATGTCAGTGCATGAATTGCTGACCAATATAAACAATGAAGATAAAACAGTGCCCTATGCGGTTGAAAAAGTAATTCCGCAGATCGAAGCCCTTATCGAGCAGATTGTAAAGCGGATGCAGCAGGGAGGCCGGCTATTTTATATTGGTGCTGGCACTAGTGGCAGGCTTGGGGTAGTAGATGCCTCTGAATGTCCGCCAACCTACGGCGTATCGCCAGATGTAGTGATCGGCATTATTGCCGGCGGCGACAAAGCCATCCGTAAATCGGTGGAAAATGCCGAAGATGACGAAAATCAGGCCTGGATAGATTTGCAGGCGTACAAAATTAATAGTTTGGATAGTCTGATTGGCATTGCTGCTTCCGGACGTACACCTTACGTGATTGGAGGAGTAAAAACCTGCCGGGAAAAAGGAATACTCACTGGTTGTATTACCTGTAATAAAGGTAGTAAACTAGCCGCAGCCGCAGAATATCCGGTGGAAGTAGTGGTAGGGCCGGAATTTGTAACCGGCAGTACCCGCATGAAATCAGGAACTGCCCAGAAATTAGTGCTGAATATGATTTCTACCTCAGTAATGATCCGCCTGGGAAAGGTAAGAGGGAACAAAATGGTAGATATGCAACTGAGCAATGAAAAATTAGTACACCGGGGCGTGCGGATGGTGATGGATGAACTTCAGATAGATGAAAAACAAGCAGAAGCCCTGTTACAACAACATGGCAGTGTCCGTAAAGCAGTAGACAGCCAGAAACAATAA
- a CDS encoding N-acetylglucosamine kinase, with protein sequence MVLIADSGSTKTDWRLISSDGSVSQAKTAGFNPYFQDTETIYTELKQHLVPEITTNAVREVYYYGAGCSTETNQTIVQNAINQAFPRTYIEVTHDMLAAARALCGHEPGIACILGTGVNSCLYDGKQIVAGRPSLGFWLGDEGSGGYMGKTLVQHYFHEDMPADLRQKFEKRYTPVLGTILENAYKKPFPNAYFASFSKFLFDNLNHPYCYQLAYDGFVAFFNRYVCKYENYKAYKVHFVGSVAFYYSNVLRQVANDKGITLQYILESPISGLTLYHQQKLKETSHKL encoded by the coding sequence ATGGTCCTCATTGCAGATAGTGGTTCTACTAAAACAGACTGGCGTTTGATAAGTTCGGATGGTTCGGTCTCACAAGCCAAAACAGCTGGATTTAATCCCTATTTTCAGGATACTGAAACGATATATACTGAACTCAAACAACATCTGGTTCCGGAAATTACAACTAATGCTGTGCGGGAAGTATATTATTATGGGGCAGGCTGTTCTACTGAAACCAATCAGACTATTGTACAAAATGCCATTAATCAAGCTTTTCCAAGAACTTATATAGAAGTAACTCATGATATGCTGGCAGCGGCCAGGGCTTTATGCGGACATGAACCTGGAATTGCCTGCATTCTGGGGACGGGTGTGAATTCCTGTTTATATGATGGAAAACAAATTGTAGCTGGCAGGCCTTCTCTGGGCTTCTGGCTTGGTGATGAAGGAAGTGGCGGCTATATGGGTAAAACACTGGTTCAGCATTATTTTCATGAAGACATGCCTGCTGATCTGAGGCAAAAGTTTGAAAAGCGTTATACTCCGGTTTTGGGAACTATTCTGGAAAATGCCTACAAAAAACCTTTTCCCAATGCGTATTTCGCTTCTTTTTCCAAATTTTTATTCGATAATCTGAACCACCCGTATTGCTATCAACTGGCATACGATGGATTTGTAGCTTTCTTTAACCGGTATGTGTGTAAATATGAGAATTATAAGGCGTATAAAGTACACTTTGTTGGGTCTGTGGCCTTCTATTACAGCAATGTATTACGGCAGGTAGCCAACGATAAAGGAATTACCCTGCAATACATTCTCGAAAGCCCTATCTCTGGCCTGACTTTGTATCACCAGCAGAAGCTTAAGGAAACTAGCCATAAACTATAA
- a CDS encoding cytochrome b5 domain-containing protein translates to MKEYTRAQLALRNGSDREEIWCAYQGNIYDLRKSRLWRNGKHYEHWAGQDLTNELKDAPHNANVFDKFEIVGKLKDN, encoded by the coding sequence ATGAAAGAATACACCAGGGCACAACTGGCACTGCGAAATGGCTCGGACCGGGAAGAAATCTGGTGTGCGTATCAGGGAAATATTTACGACCTGCGCAAATCCAGGCTCTGGCGGAATGGCAAACATTATGAACACTGGGCCGGACAAGATTTAACCAATGAACTAAAAGATGCACCCCATAATGCAAATGTGTTCGATAAATTTGAAATTGTCGGAAAATTAAAAGATAATTGA
- a CDS encoding RDD family protein, whose translation MQTIRIQTAQNVFIEYLPASVGDRILATLIDGVVIWSYLIIVVGILATMQIDGAWLYIILLGIPYLFYDLVSEIVMDGQTIGKKAMNIKVVKLDGTQPSIASYLLRWLIRWVDMLFSGAVAILAISVNGKGQRLGDMAAGTSVISLKRRVGLNETILPNIQENYQPVYPQVTSLSDRDVAIIKEALYVHNQSEQPDPRLIETLATKVKNVLQVESSMPPMAFLHTILRDHAYLTSQ comes from the coding sequence ATGCAAACAATACGCATACAAACGGCGCAAAATGTATTTATTGAATACCTGCCTGCCAGCGTAGGTGACCGTATCCTGGCAACCCTTATTGATGGTGTCGTTATATGGAGTTATCTTATTATTGTAGTAGGTATCCTGGCAACCATGCAAATAGATGGAGCTTGGCTATATATAATCCTATTGGGTATTCCTTATCTTTTCTATGACCTGGTTTCGGAAATTGTAATGGATGGGCAAACCATAGGCAAAAAAGCCATGAACATTAAAGTAGTAAAACTGGATGGTACCCAGCCTTCAATTGCCAGTTATCTGCTGCGCTGGCTTATCCGCTGGGTAGATATGCTGTTTTCAGGAGCGGTTGCTATCCTGGCCATTTCTGTGAATGGAAAAGGGCAACGATTAGGTGATATGGCAGCCGGGACTTCTGTCATCAGCCTGAAACGAAGAGTAGGGCTTAATGAAACCATTTTACCCAATATTCAGGAAAATTACCAGCCAGTCTATCCACAGGTTACTTCTCTCTCTGACCGGGATGTAGCTATTATTAAAGAGGCTTTATATGTACATAACCAGAGCGAACAACCTGACCCCAGGTTAATAGAAACACTGGCTACTAAAGTAAAAAATGTATTACAGGTAGAATCATCTATGCCTCCGATGGCTTTCCTTCACACCATTCTCCGGGATCATGCCTACCTGACCAGTCAGTAA
- a CDS encoding stage II sporulation protein M — protein MREALFIKNNTPRWQRFESLLSQKNANNPDLLADLFIQLTDDLSFARTNYPESQTTVYLNNLTAKVHQSIYRNKKEEKGRFVRFWKYELPQLFYSAHKQLLYSFLIFAASVLIGAVSTANDMNYVRLAIPNGDAYVNMTLENIKKGDPMAVYKSMDQGDMFFQITLNNIFVSFKTFAYGLFISVGTVFSLFSNGVMLGSFQYFFYQKGLLLTSVLTIWIHGTLEISAIVIAGCAGMVMGNSLLFPGTYSRIESLKMGAKKGLKICVGLVPIFIVAGFLEGFVTRHTEWPSVVKLAIILVSASFIVYYFIIYPIRLNKHAAIVKQN, from the coding sequence ATGCGGGAAGCTCTATTTATCAAAAACAATACACCCAGATGGCAGCGGTTTGAATCCCTCTTATCCCAGAAAAACGCAAATAACCCCGACCTACTGGCCGATTTATTCATACAACTTACAGACGACCTTTCATTTGCCCGTACCAATTATCCCGAAAGCCAGACAACAGTTTACCTTAATAACCTCACGGCTAAAGTCCATCAGTCTATATACCGCAATAAAAAAGAAGAAAAAGGCAGATTTGTACGATTCTGGAAATATGAATTACCTCAATTGTTCTATAGTGCCCACAAACAATTATTGTATTCCTTCCTGATTTTTGCGGCTTCTGTGCTGATTGGAGCAGTATCAACCGCTAATGATATGAATTATGTAAGGTTAGCTATTCCGAATGGTGACGCATATGTAAATATGACGCTGGAAAATATAAAAAAAGGTGATCCGATGGCAGTATATAAAAGTATGGATCAGGGAGATATGTTTTTTCAAATTACCCTCAATAACATTTTTGTCTCCTTTAAAACCTTCGCTTATGGATTATTTATATCTGTAGGAACAGTATTTTCTTTATTTTCTAACGGAGTCATGCTGGGTTCGTTCCAGTACTTTTTCTACCAGAAAGGATTATTGTTGACATCTGTGCTTACCATCTGGATACATGGAACGCTTGAAATTTCGGCCATTGTGATCGCTGGTTGTGCCGGAATGGTGATGGGAAATAGCCTGTTATTCCCGGGCACTTATTCCAGAATAGAATCGTTAAAAATGGGAGCCAAAAAAGGACTGAAAATCTGTGTAGGACTAGTTCCTATATTTATTGTGGCAGGTTTTCTGGAAGGTTTTGTAACCAGGCATACCGAATGGCCGTCGGTAGTAAAGCTGGCAATTATTTTAGTATCGGCTAGCTTTATTGTATATTATTTTATCATTTATCCCATCCGGTTAAATAAACATGCTGCAATTGTTAAACAAAATTGA
- a CDS encoding LytR/AlgR family response regulator transcription factor, translating into MTQDFLRANLYHTGYYFSESFMFSSFWWIFVPLLIAQYYAVKYTHAKPSVLLIVVIVLPLITHIFAFPLLVWVLSSIFYYHTFAIQQTLTYTLSEHSYLLVFFYSIPVWMCLFLSKTVQPADKIPLSEPTNAANSFIETILVSEGSKKCCIAVADILYFSANPPYINIHLQEKKYLQNETLKSIATQLNSGQFIRIHKSTIVNIKLVASYTSRLNGDYDLTMKNGDTLRVSRNFAASFKQKFQKSHQLTAK; encoded by the coding sequence TTGACTCAAGACTTCTTACGGGCTAACCTTTATCATACAGGCTATTATTTCTCAGAGTCCTTTATGTTCAGCTCTTTCTGGTGGATTTTTGTTCCATTATTGATAGCCCAGTATTATGCAGTTAAATATACACATGCAAAACCATCAGTCCTTCTGATAGTAGTTATTGTTTTGCCCTTGATTACTCATATTTTTGCATTCCCCTTACTAGTCTGGGTTCTTTCCAGTATATTTTATTACCATACCTTTGCTATACAACAAACCCTAACCTATACTCTTTCTGAACATAGCTACCTATTGGTGTTTTTCTACTCGATTCCTGTATGGATGTGTCTCTTTCTGAGCAAGACAGTGCAGCCGGCAGACAAAATCCCACTATCAGAACCAACAAATGCTGCAAATTCGTTTATTGAAACCATACTAGTTTCGGAAGGAAGTAAAAAGTGCTGCATCGCTGTCGCAGATATATTGTATTTCTCTGCAAATCCGCCCTATATAAACATTCATCTTCAGGAAAAAAAGTATCTGCAAAATGAAACATTAAAGTCTATCGCCACTCAATTAAACTCCGGACAATTTATACGCATACATAAATCTACCATCGTAAATATTAAATTAGTTGCTTCCTATACCTCAAGGTTGAATGGAGATTACGACCTGACCATGAAAAATGGAGATACACTCCGGGTAAGCAGGAACTTTGCTGCCAGTTTCAAACAAAAATTTCAGAAAAGTCATCAGCTTACAGCAAAATAA
- a CDS encoding dioxygenase family protein, producing the protein MHTIVNLLIFLILLPFSFLNCNGQTNNLSASDKPAKDESKEIGGAFENAEFMDIGMPEVIDAVDTSTGWAQNGQKLLITGIIYTSDGKQPASNVLLYYYHTNTEGRYLHQSDEKRSMPPNNLGQTHGYIRGWVKSDKNGRYSIYTVKPGTYPTRDEPAHIHVTIKEPHLKNSYYIDDFVFDEDELLTSEERKKMVNRGGSGILRVVQQGNLQIAEHNIILGLNIPNYPKAKNNTIQSGLQIGEEQPSFIPYHAFGPDKGSRTCPVCKYGRYHGIIYFVGNNPNWADIKKWLIFLEQESMAREKYLKVYFVYGNQVGFTKQARQKELEKLGNELNLKNIALTFVPSMRDTESEANLNKINPEVENTFVVYRHRIIIDKYINLKPTLENFKLLSSILDTTQSEYFNLPTPGHE; encoded by the coding sequence ATGCATACCATAGTTAACCTTCTCATTTTTCTCATTCTCCTGCCATTTTCTTTCCTGAATTGTAATGGCCAGACAAACAATTTGTCTGCTTCAGATAAACCGGCGAAAGATGAAAGCAAAGAAATAGGCGGCGCATTTGAAAATGCTGAATTTATGGATATTGGGATGCCTGAAGTTATTGATGCAGTTGATACCAGTACAGGATGGGCGCAAAATGGGCAAAAACTATTGATTACCGGGATAATTTATACCTCTGATGGAAAGCAGCCTGCTTCAAACGTTCTCCTGTATTATTATCATACCAATACAGAGGGAAGATATTTACACCAGTCTGATGAAAAGCGAAGTATGCCCCCCAATAATCTTGGACAAACACATGGGTATATCCGGGGATGGGTGAAAAGTGATAAAAATGGCAGGTATTCCATATATACAGTTAAGCCGGGAACCTATCCAACCAGGGACGAACCTGCTCATATTCATGTAACGATTAAAGAGCCTCACCTAAAAAATAGCTATTACATCGACGATTTCGTTTTTGACGAAGACGAGTTATTAACTTCTGAAGAAAGAAAAAAAATGGTAAACCGGGGTGGCAGTGGAATCCTGAGGGTAGTGCAACAAGGAAATTTACAGATTGCCGAACACAATATCATACTAGGCCTCAATATTCCAAACTACCCAAAAGCAAAAAATAATACAATTCAATCAGGGCTTCAGATCGGGGAAGAGCAGCCGTCGTTTATTCCATACCATGCTTTTGGGCCAGATAAGGGTTCCAGAACTTGTCCTGTTTGTAAATATGGCCGCTATCACGGCATAATTTATTTTGTAGGCAACAATCCCAACTGGGCTGACATTAAAAAGTGGCTGATATTTCTGGAACAGGAAAGTATGGCCAGAGAGAAGTACCTGAAAGTATATTTCGTGTATGGGAATCAGGTGGGCTTTACTAAGCAGGCAAGACAAAAAGAACTGGAGAAACTAGGTAATGAACTCAACCTGAAAAATATAGCATTAACTTTTGTTCCTTCGATGCGCGATACGGAAAGTGAAGCCAACCTCAACAAAATAAACCCTGAAGTTGAAAATACTTTTGTTGTGTACCGGCACAGAATTATTATTGATAAGTACATTAATCTAAAACCAACCCTGGAAAATTTTAAACTACTGTCATCTATATTAGACACTACCCAAAGCGAATATTTCAACCTGCCGACACCAGGACATGAATAA
- a CDS encoding DUF4129 domain-containing protein: protein MIFACLLSLSISGIAYHSLQEPASEQIQLRTFQKEKLQKYLNDEDFKYDREFKPEAPNLWQRFKIWLLTKILQALSNEQTFNFWKWAIYILCGLVILYVILKLTKTNVRGLFFGQAQSGKMAFSETQENIHELNFEKLIAEAIAAQQYGKAIRLFYLKILKELTDRKLIDWRINKTNYDYVRELGAKDLAPSFRNLTFLFEYIYYGDFPITQTDFEQAQSAFKNFEEQLKR, encoded by the coding sequence TTGATTTTTGCCTGCCTGCTAAGCCTGAGTATTTCCGGTATTGCCTATCACTCCCTGCAAGAACCGGCCAGTGAGCAGATACAACTCCGTACTTTTCAGAAGGAAAAACTGCAAAAATACCTCAACGACGAAGATTTTAAATACGACCGGGAATTTAAACCAGAAGCACCCAATCTCTGGCAACGCTTTAAAATCTGGCTGCTGACAAAAATATTGCAGGCGCTGAGTAATGAACAAACCTTTAATTTCTGGAAGTGGGCCATCTATATTTTATGTGGACTGGTAATTTTATATGTGATTTTGAAGCTGACAAAAACCAATGTGAGGGGATTGTTTTTCGGGCAGGCACAGAGCGGAAAAATGGCTTTTAGCGAAACGCAGGAAAATATTCACGAACTTAACTTCGAAAAGTTGATTGCCGAAGCCATTGCTGCCCAGCAATATGGAAAGGCCATCCGCTTATTCTACCTGAAAATACTCAAGGAACTCACCGACCGTAAACTCATCGACTGGCGCATTAACAAAACCAATTATGATTATGTACGGGAATTAGGCGCCAAAGACCTGGCTCCTTCTTTCCGCAACCTGACTTTTTTATTCGAATACATTTATTACGGCGATTTTCCTATTACTCAGACAGATTTTGAACAAGCCCAGTCGGCATTTAAGAATTTTGAAGAACAATTAAAAAGATAG
- a CDS encoding DUF4350 domain-containing protein: MISNNQQLTTSNYFMLKGNTKYILILVTAVLLVIIVEWLTPKPINWTPTFDREDNNPYGSAILYELLPDIFPGKQIYTLNKTLYELNEEDALQTGNYVFVHNEFSIGQEEVDILLSLADQGNSIFIASNTFPDELADTLQFEMENIFFTTDSIRLNFTQPQLKATGFYPFRRIDVLFGFKPVKDKKAIYQVLGVSSNKVTNFIRVPFGKGWFYLNTVPLAYTNYNMLYQENREYLSKSLSYLPVDNTYWDEYYKPFRRESQSPLRYILSQPALKWALYLSVGALLLFMFFEAKRKQRIIPIVQPLSNTTLEFTETVGRLYFQYKDHKNIADKKITYFLDYLRMHLYIKFSEIDENLYIRLADKTGIPQIEIESLFSFIRQIQSKKQISEDELLTLNRKIEDFERRSR, translated from the coding sequence ATGATTTCTAATAACCAGCAACTAACAACCAGCAACTATTTTATGCTAAAAGGCAATACCAAATATATACTGATACTTGTTACAGCTGTGCTGCTGGTAATTATAGTAGAATGGCTTACACCTAAGCCTATCAACTGGACACCTACGTTCGATAGGGAAGACAATAACCCGTATGGCAGTGCTATTTTGTATGAGCTTTTACCAGATATTTTCCCAGGAAAACAAATCTACACCCTCAATAAAACTTTGTATGAACTGAATGAAGAAGATGCCCTGCAAACAGGAAATTATGTATTTGTTCACAATGAATTTAGTATTGGCCAGGAAGAAGTAGATATTCTCCTTTCACTGGCCGACCAGGGAAATTCCATTTTTATTGCTTCGAATACCTTTCCGGATGAACTGGCGGATACCCTGCAATTTGAAATGGAAAATATCTTCTTCACTACGGATAGCATCAGATTAAACTTTACCCAGCCGCAGTTAAAAGCAACTGGTTTTTATCCGTTTCGCCGGATAGATGTGCTATTTGGATTTAAGCCGGTTAAAGATAAAAAAGCCATATATCAGGTGTTGGGCGTGAGTAGTAATAAAGTCACCAACTTCATCCGTGTTCCTTTTGGAAAAGGCTGGTTTTATCTCAATACGGTGCCACTTGCCTATACCAATTATAATATGCTGTACCAGGAAAACCGGGAATATCTTTCAAAGTCGCTTTCCTACTTGCCGGTTGATAATACCTATTGGGATGAATATTACAAACCCTTCCGCCGGGAATCTCAGTCACCTCTGCGTTATATTTTGAGCCAGCCGGCTTTGAAATGGGCGTTGTATTTGTCAGTGGGTGCTTTGTTGCTGTTTATGTTTTTTGAAGCCAAGCGGAAACAACGCATCATTCCTATTGTACAACCGCTTTCCAATACTACCCTGGAATTTACCGAAACCGTAGGCCGCTTGTATTTCCAGTATAAAGATCATAAAAATATAGCCGATAAGAAGATCACGTATTTTCTGGATTATCTCCGCATGCATTTATATATCAAATTCTCTGAAATAGACGAAAACTTGTATATCCGGCTTGCCGACAAAACAGGAATTCCCCAAATAGAAATTGAAAGTTTGTTTTCATTTATCCGCCAGATTCAGAGTAAAAAGCAGATTTCAGAGGATGAATTATTAACCCTGAATCGTAAAATTGAAGATTTTGAGCGGAGGAGCAGATAA
- a CDS encoding endonuclease domain-containing protein yields MKNYDFHRQKPIDNYIVDFFCYELRLIIEIDGDSHAQKQEEDSYRQKRLEDLRLTVLRFDDLEVKKHIGNVLRTIEYWIEDFEQNSK; encoded by the coding sequence TTGAAAAATTATGATTTTCATAGACAGAAGCCAATAGACAACTATATTGTTGATTTTTTCTGTTATGAATTGAGACTGATTATTGAAATTGATGGAGATAGTCATGCTCAGAAACAAGAAGAGGACAGTTATAGGCAGAAAAGATTGGAAGATTTAAGGTTAACAGTCTTGCGCTTTGATGATCTTGAAGTGAAAAAGCATATAGGGAACGTATTACGCACCATTGAATATTGGATTGAAGATTTTGAGCAGAATAGTAAATAG
- a CDS encoding AAA family ATPase, whose product MNEFENRVDLTQLSETIRQIKAEVAKVIVGQERMIDLLLAAILADGHVLIEGVPGVAKTLTAKLISRIVSVGFSRIQFTPDLMPSDVLGTSVFNLKSAEFEFKKGPIFSNLILIDEINRAPAKTQAALFEVMEEKQVTMDGKTHIMAAPFMVMATQNPIDQEGTYRLPEAQLDRFLFKIEVNYPSAEEETQILTLAHERKNQIALTEVEALLTADQIAEYRQKVKELHIDPSLLKYIAQVVSHTRSHHSLYLGASPRASLAIMNGAKAFAAMRGRDFVTPEDIRDIVPSVLRHRVMLTPEKEMEGTGIDVVIKQIVDSVEVPR is encoded by the coding sequence ATGAATGAATTTGAAAACAGGGTAGACCTTACCCAGCTGAGTGAAACCATTAGACAGATTAAGGCAGAAGTTGCTAAAGTAATCGTAGGACAGGAACGAATGATAGATTTGTTGCTGGCTGCTATTCTGGCCGATGGGCATGTGCTGATAGAAGGCGTACCTGGTGTAGCCAAAACCCTTACGGCAAAACTCATTTCCAGAATAGTTTCGGTTGGTTTTTCCCGTATCCAGTTTACCCCAGACCTGATGCCTTCTGATGTGCTGGGAACTTCAGTATTCAACCTGAAATCAGCTGAGTTTGAGTTTAAAAAAGGCCCCATATTTTCTAACCTGATTCTGATCGATGAAATCAACCGGGCGCCAGCCAAAACCCAGGCGGCTTTGTTTGAAGTGATGGAGGAAAAACAGGTAACTATGGATGGTAAAACGCATATCATGGCGGCTCCTTTTATGGTAATGGCCACGCAGAATCCCATTGACCAGGAAGGTACTTACCGATTGCCGGAAGCACAATTAGACCGTTTTTTGTTCAAGATTGAAGTAAACTATCCGTCTGCCGAAGAGGAAACCCAGATTCTGACTCTGGCACATGAACGCAAAAACCAGATTGCCCTGACAGAAGTTGAAGCCTTGCTCACCGCTGATCAGATTGCAGAATACCGGCAAAAGGTGAAAGAGCTACACATTGATCCTTCCTTACTGAAGTACATTGCCCAGGTAGTAAGCCATACCAGATCACATCATTCTTTGTACTTAGGTGCTTCTCCAAGAGCTTCTCTGGCCATTATGAACGGCGCTAAAGCCTTTGCCGCCATGCGGGGAAGAGATTTTGTAACGCCTGAGGATATCCGGGATATTGTACCTTCTGTGTTACGCCACCGGGTGATGCTGACCCCTGAAAAAGAAATGGAAGGTACTGGTATTGATGTGGTAATTAAACAGATTGTAGACAGTGTAGAGGTGCCACGGTAA